One segment of Panicum virgatum strain AP13 chromosome 3K, P.virgatum_v5, whole genome shotgun sequence DNA contains the following:
- the LOC120698520 gene encoding 60S acidic ribosomal protein P2B has protein sequence MKMIAAYLLAVLGGNTSPTADDVKNILESVGAEADEEKLDFLLTELKDKDITEVIAAGREKFASVPSGGGAIAVGAPAAAAGGAAPAEEAKKEEKVEEKEESDDDMGFSLFD, from the exons ATGAAGATGATCGCTGCCTACCTGCTCGCGGTTCTGGGTGGAAACACTTCCCCAACTGCTGATGACGTTAAGAACATTCTGGAATCAG TTGGGGCTGAAGCTGATGAAGAGAAACTGGACTTCCTGCTCACAGAACTCAAAGACAAGGACATAACAGAAGTGATTGCAGCTGGAAGGGAAAAGTTCGCCTCCGTCCCTTCAGGTGGTGGTGCAATTGCTGTGGGagctccggctgctgcagctggtGGTGCTGCACCTGCTGAAGAGGCAAAGAAGGAAGAGAAGGTTGAAGAGAAGGAGGAATCAGATGAT GATATGGGTTTCAGCTTGTTCGATTAA